The region ATTACGGAATTGAGTTGCAAAATTTGATTGTAAGAACTGAAATTAATGGAAACATTATACGTCTAAAAGATGTTGCAGAAATAAGAGATACTTGGTCAGAAAATCCCGATAGATTGTATTATAACGGAAATTTAGCCATCGATATAACTGTAAGTAATACGAATAATGAGGACTTAATTTCGTCTGCGGATAAAATTAAAGACTATATTCATAAATATAATCAAGTTCAGCAAAACGTTCAACTAAACATTACCAGTGATCGAAGTACAACCCTAAATGATAGAACTTGGTTGCTCGCTAAAAATGCCATATCAGGAATTCTTTTGGTACTTTTTTTTCTGGCATTATTTTTAAACTTACGTTTGGCGTTTTGGGTAGCTTTTGGATTGCCAATATCCTTTTTGGGGATGTTTATTTTCGCTGCACAATTAGGAGTCACCATTAATGTTTTATCCTTATTTGGGATGATTATTGTGATTGGTATTTTGGTAGATGACGGAATTGTGATTGGAGAAAACATTTACCATCACTATTATGACTTAGGAAAATCTAAAATTAGAGCGGCTATAGATGGTACCATGGAAGTAATACCGCCAATAGTTTCCGCAATTTTAACTACAATAATAGCCTTTTCAACCTTCTTTTTTGTGGATGGAAGAATCGGAAGTTTCTTTGGGGAAGTTTCCACAATTGTACTTCTTACCTTAACGGTTTCTTTAATTGAGGCCTTAATAATTCTCCCTGCGCATATTGCACATTCTAAAGCATTGGATAGAAAGAGAAAAGAAAACGGAATTATCAAAAAAACAAACAAATTAGATGCTTTCTTTAAGCAGATTAATAAAGGAGCAGATAGTTTATTAGTAAATTTTAGAGACAAGTATTATGTGCCTTTTTTAAAATTTTCTTTGCAGAATAAAATTTTTATTTTTTGTGTTTTTGTAGCATCGCTATTAATCAGTTTTTCAGCGCTAAAAGGGGGTATTGTTAAAAGTTCTTTTTTTCCAAGAATTGCGAGTGATCGCGTACAAATTACACTTAATATGCCACAAGGAACCAATGAAAAAATCACAGATTCTATAATTTCTATGATTGAAGAGAAGGTTTGGTTGGTAAATAAAGAATATACAGAAAAGCAAACGGGTAACATACAGGTTGTAGAAAATATCATTAAAAGAATAGGTCCCGGAAGTGCAAATGGGTCTTTGAGCGTAAATCTTTTACCTGGTGAAACAAGAGATTTTTCATCACCAGAAATTACAAACTCCATTGAAGAAAAAGTAGGTAAAATTTATGGTGTAGAAAGCTTGGTTTTTGGTTCTGGTGGTAATTTTGGTGGTAGTCCGGTTGCTGTTTCTTTATTAGGAAATAATATTAAAGAGTTAAAAGCTGTGAAAGCCGAGCTAAAAGAGGTTTTAGAGAATAATCCACTATTAAAAGATGTTACAGATAATGATCCGGCAGGAATAAAAGAAGTTAGAATTAAACTAAAGGACAAGGCGTATGTTTTGGGGGTAAATCTTCAAACAGTAATGGCACAAGTAAGAGCTGGTTTTTTTGGTTTTCAAGCACAGCGTTTTCAACGGGGTCAAGATGAAATAAAGGTTTGGGTTCGTTATGATAAAAAAGACAGGTCTTCTATTAAAAATTTAGACGACATGCGTATTATCACCCCAACAGGTGTAAGGGTTCCGTTTTCTGAAATTGCAAATTATGTAATAGAAAGAGGAGATATTTCAATCAATCATTTAGAAGGGCAAAGAGAAATTCAAATTACCGCAGATTTAAAAGTTCTAAGCGCTAGTGAAACGGAAATTTTAGATAATATTAAAACGAATATTATGCCTGAAATTCTATCTAAATATCCTACCGTAACACCCATGTACGAAGGGCAAAATAGAGAAGCCAAAAAAACGACAGATTCTTTAAATGTTGTAGCGCCAATAATTTTATTGTTAATTTATATCGTTATCGCTTTTACGTTCCGTTCTTACAGTCAGCCAATTTTATTAATTATTATGATTCCTTTTAGTATGATTGGTGTTATTTGGGGACACTATATTCACAACTTTGCCATTGGTATTTTATCCTTTTTAGGAATTATTGCTTTAATCGGAATTATGGTAAACGATGGTCTGGTTTTGATTGGTAAATTTAACAGTTACCTTAAAGAAGGCATGAAATTTAACGAGGCTCTCATAAGAGCAGGTCAATCTCGTTTTAGAGCTATTTTCTTAACTTCTTTGACTACTGTTGCAGGTTTAGCTCCCTTAATTTTTGAAAAAAGTAGGCAAGCTCAATTTTTAATTCCGATGGCAATTTCAATTGCCTACGGAATTGCCATTGCAACGATATTAACCTTAATAATGTTGCCCATGTTTTTGTCTGTTTCAAATACCATTAAAACAAAAATAAAATGGTTAAAAACAGGTGAAAATATTACAAGAGAAGAGGTAGAAAGAGCAATAATTGAATCTAAATATGACGAAGATGAAGTTTAATAAAATAGGAATAGTAATCGTCGCTTTTTTATCGACTATCCAAATTTATTCGCAAGAAATTTTAACTAAAAAAGAAGCGTTAGAAATCACTTTAAAGAATAATTTCGGAATTAAAATAGCAACCAATAATTTAGAGATTGCTAAGAATAATTCTAATATTTTAAATACAGGTTTTTTGCCAACAGCAACCTTAACTTCTGGAGCAGATTATCGAAGAAATAATCAAAGTTTAATCTTTACAGATCGAAATACTGGAGATGACGCAGAAATATCGGGAAGCGGAATCGTCTCAAAAACGTACAATGCCTCTTTAGGTGTAAACTATACAATTTTTGATGGTTTGGGTAGAAAATACAACTACAAACAATTGTTAGAAACCTATAATTTAACAGAATTACAAGCAAGAGAAACCATAGAGAATACTTATTTACAACTGTTTACGATTTATTTTCAAATTGCACGTTTATCAGAAAATAAAGATAATTTACAAAAAGCTTTATCCATCTCAAAAAATCGTTTAAAACGAGCTCAATATCAATACGATTATGGG is a window of Polaribacter litorisediminis DNA encoding:
- a CDS encoding efflux RND transporter permease subunit, translated to MKKIITYFIKYPVAVNVMIIAFVVFGIIGAISMKSSFFPLVDSQLIRISLAYPGASPAEMEEGVVLKIEDNLKGIVGVERVTSISSENSASVNVEVEKGKNIDVVLSDVKNAVDRVPSFPSGMEPPVIAKVENNRPTISFTLSGENVSLKVLKQYARNVENDIRGIEGISQVALSGFPEEEIEIALREKDLIAYNLSITEVSNAVRNSNLLITGGNIKTDAEDYLIRASNRSYYGIELQNLIVRTEINGNIIRLKDVAEIRDTWSENPDRLYYNGNLAIDITVSNTNNEDLISSADKIKDYIHKYNQVQQNVQLNITSDRSTTLNDRTWLLAKNAISGILLVLFFLALFLNLRLAFWVAFGLPISFLGMFIFAAQLGVTINVLSLFGMIIVIGILVDDGIVIGENIYHHYYDLGKSKIRAAIDGTMEVIPPIVSAILTTIIAFSTFFFVDGRIGSFFGEVSTIVLLTLTVSLIEALIILPAHIAHSKALDRKRKENGIIKKTNKLDAFFKQINKGADSLLVNFRDKYYVPFLKFSLQNKIFIFCVFVASLLISFSALKGGIVKSSFFPRIASDRVQITLNMPQGTNEKITDSIISMIEEKVWLVNKEYTEKQTGNIQVVENIIKRIGPGSANGSLSVNLLPGETRDFSSPEITNSIEEKVGKIYGVESLVFGSGGNFGGSPVAVSLLGNNIKELKAVKAELKEVLENNPLLKDVTDNDPAGIKEVRIKLKDKAYVLGVNLQTVMAQVRAGFFGFQAQRFQRGQDEIKVWVRYDKKDRSSIKNLDDMRIITPTGVRVPFSEIANYVIERGDISINHLEGQREIQITADLKVLSASETEILDNIKTNIMPEILSKYPTVTPMYEGQNREAKKTTDSLNVVAPIILLLIYIVIAFTFRSYSQPILLIIMIPFSMIGVIWGHYIHNFAIGILSFLGIIALIGIMVNDGLVLIGKFNSYLKEGMKFNEALIRAGQSRFRAIFLTSLTTVAGLAPLIFEKSRQAQFLIPMAISIAYGIAIATILTLIMLPMFLSVSNTIKTKIKWLKTGENITREEVERAIIESKYDEDEV